Proteins encoded together in one Zingiber officinale cultivar Zhangliang unplaced genomic scaffold, Zo_v1.1 ctg134, whole genome shotgun sequence window:
- the LOC122036197 gene encoding uncharacterized protein LOC122036197 isoform X1: protein MHHRSRPRRREAPPAAAEFGRRRVSVNPAPNEDHYDFRKRSNATSTAIDSGYIMGFSAEEDTFAAMIKRSPSKKTSEVLIKDLIEEELSKGKVTKHSSPSLIAKLMDLDAFPSLVKQKKNMDSPIFWGNYVKTEDHSKWRNKERQELKHVLQISKPTKSKKHSSHSDMRAKHRQRAYEDYEKNKRGKFMDINRQSPIELFYKSKELNGAFGISDSSRDLFLELLQDSNSLFAKHLQDLKHAQLSHQSKITILKPSKCRTENGRNKVGYRSSRTEKSNNRFTYMHQEITGSCKTHEARPKKCLFEEDTGSLPYNPLAPQRGRSKPAVHPAHIVILKPILEKAQKVPDANFLDHDNLWFDSKKDKKIAASRAQEFCDKEETGHMVNDAEENYRRITRKMRHSRSRLSKLDFSPPVAEYTGDGDSLTMLDITKLPDSADPCGNWRTRLSPLSMASTKYCVSMEDPNHHYLERGNVTQLFQNLGLISRCSSTHGEVLELSEEETPRFSVDFLHRENISLEALSRDEILGSWSFQLGISREDSPRYGSSIFSPRSNSLPASCSPKYKDRKSVGSSTTELPTAKQSEHPNYNYQLAGYVAEENMASEREIHVNSEGLRKRIHAKDLVTKTNLNTAITNHAITNSKRYHLNDSTFISIPGDEVWHLTTQEEHAMKSAFHVPLDNGYGYVKDIILQKKPSGHPHGKSLPSDSNVAKSQPLSSNDLEQPSPVSVLETPLEDETYSSGCFHRLSADLKELRIQLQRLKMDSGATCAEESQVLVLSDEDCAAGDCELLPLGDLHEVRFKDVDDRDFTYLVDILLETGIQSVHDDKLIKECCCLGFAFDQYVFDKLEKSYDGISSWSRSERKLLFDVVSCNLVGLVTSSYSDVCLGMPTSKLCLPTYNSESLVDALWQIVVKQRKEIQCSQEKMILEPGWLGWKIDANVVGIEMERLLNADLLEELVSELLL from the exons CATTCTTCACCCAGTTTAATTGCGAAGCTGATGGATCTTGATGCATTCCCCTCTCTTGTCAAACAAAAAAAGAATATGGATAGCCCAATTTTTTGGGGAAATTATGTGAAAACTGAGGACCATTCAAAATGGAGAAATAAGGAGAGACAAGAGCTCAAACATGTTCTTCAAATAAGCAAACCAACCAAAAGTAAGAAGCATTCAAGTCACTCTGATATGAGGGCAAAACATAGACAAAGAGCATatgaagattatgagaagaataaAAGGGGTAAATTTATGGATATAAATAGGCAATCACCCATTGAATTGTTTTACAAATCTAAAGAACTCAATGGTGCATTTGGAATTTCAGATTCAAGCAGGGATCTTTTTCTGGAACTTCTCCAAGATTCCAACTCTTTATTTGCAAAGCATCTTCAAGATCTGAAACATGCACAGTTATCTCATCAAAGTAAGATCACAATACTAAAACCATCTAAATGCAGGACTGAGAATGGGAGGAATAAAGTTGGTTACAGGTCATCCAGAACAGAAAAAAGTAACAATAGGTTTACTTATATGCATCAGGAAATCACAGGCTCTTGTAAGACACATGAAGCAAGACCTAAAAAATGCCTCTTTGAAGAAGACACGGGTTCTCTTCCATATAATCCATTGGCACCACAGAGGGGCAGATCCAAACCTGCTGTTCATCCTGCTCATATTGTTATCTTGAAACCAATCCTTGAGAAAGCACAAAAGGTACCAGACGCTAATTTTTTAGACCACGATAACCTCTGGTTTGATTCCAAAAAAGACAAAAAAATTGCAGCATCTAGAGCTCAGGAGTTCTGTGACAAGGAAGAAACTGGTCACATGGTAAATGATGCAGAAGAAAACTACAGAAGGATCACTAGAAAGATGAGGCACAGCAGGAGTAGACTTAGCAAATTGGATTTTAGCCCTCCAGTTGCTGAGTACACTGGAGATGGGGACTCATTGACGATGCTAGACATCACAAAGCTTCCTGATTCTGCAGACCCTTGTGGGAATTGGAGAACTAGATTAAGCCCATTATCTATGGCTTCAACTAAATATTGTGTGAGCATGGAGGATCCAAACCACCACTATTTGGAGAGAGGGAATGTGACCCAACTATTTCAGAACTTAGGGCTTATTTCTCGATGCTCAAGCACACATGGTGAAGTTCTTGAACTATCTGAGGAAGAGACTCCAAGGTTTTCTGTAGATTTTTTGCATAGGGAAAATATATCATTGGAAGCTTTATCTAGAGATGAAATTCTCGGTAGCTGGAGCTTTCAATTGGGTATTAGCAGAGAAGATTCCCCAAGATATGGGAGCTCCATATTTTCTCCAAGATCCAATTCACTTCCGGCTTCATGTAGTCCAAAATATAAAGACAGAAAAAGCGTTGGTAGTAGCACCACTGAATTACCAACAGCTAAACAATCCGAGCACCCAAACTACAACTATCAACTGGCTGGCTATGTTGCAGAGGAAAATATGGCATCTGAACGGGAGATCCATGTCAACTCAGAAGGACTTAGAAAGAGAATTCATGCAAAAGATCTTGTCACCAAGACTAACTTAAATACTGCAATTACTAATCATGCCATCACCAACTCCAAGAGATATCATCTAAATGATAGTACTTTCATTTCTATACCTGGAGATGAGGTATGGCATTTGACTACTCAGGAGGAGCACGCAATGAAGTCTGCATTTCATGTTCCACTAGAcaatggatatggttatgttaagGATATAATACTTCAG AAAAAACCAAGTGGTCATCCTCATGGGAAATCGCTTCCATCTGACTCAAATGTTGCAAAATCACAACCTCTAAGCTCCAACGACCTTGAACAGCCTAGTCCAGTCTCAGTTCTAGAGACTCCATTGGAAGATGAAACTTACAGCTCAGGTTGCTTTCACAGATTAAGTGCAGATCTTAAAG AACTCCGAATTCAACTTCAACGTCTAAAAATGGACTCAGGCGCTACATGTGCAGAGGAAAGCCAGGTTCTTGTGCTGAGTGATGAAGATTGTGCAGCAGGCGATTGTGAACTTCTACCTCTAGGGGATTTACATGAAGTAAGATTCAAAGATGTTGATGATAGAGACTTCACATACCTAGTTGACATACTTTTGGAGACAGGTATTCAAAGTGTCCATGATGACAAACTCATAAAAGAGTGCTGCTGTCTTGGATTTGCTTTTGACCAATATGTTTTCGATAAGCTCGAGAAGAGTTACGATGGAATTTCTTCATGGTCAAGATCAGAACGCAAATTGCTGTTTGATGTCGTAAGTTGTAATCTAGTGGGTTTAGTTACTAGTTCATACTCAGATGTTTGCCTTGGGATGCCCACATCAAAGCTATGTCTGCCAACATACAACAGTGAGAGTCTTGTTGACGCACTATGGCAAATTGTGGTGAAGCAAAGGAAAGAGATACAATGCAGTCAGGAAAAGATGATCCTCGAGCCAGGATGGCTTGGCTGGAAAATTGATGCCAATGTCGTCGGGATAGAAATGGAGAGGTTGCTGAATGCTGATCTGTTGGAGgaacttgtcagtgagcttctcTTATGA
- the LOC122036220 gene encoding exocyst complex component EXO70H1-like, which translates to MTRKGLRSFLPYSSSFGRLLYHHHHHSGSPSPAASPRPLQQASSEALMAEYMAAEEAAEAIVTQWRPDAKITSLFRDDRAEAREFLAAVRSVHRYMLFVVSAGDSPASKPALVRGQTVLQCAMDRLEKEFYRILAANRDRLDPESLSIRSSTRSSVSDDAEEEEEQEEEVDGEAAIAVADLRAIAETMISVGYGKECVRVYKIIRKSVVDEDLYRLGFERPAPNLHVHKLDWTLVEIKIRSWIAASRVAVTALFAGERMLLDHVFSGFDTVREAVFVDIVGEAAREFFRFPELVAKSKRSTERIFRILELHEAVSELLPEIKPVFSFVSTVTVRDQALSSLAKLAELVRDTLAEFEAEVHKEHSKMIAPGGGIHPLTRRTMDYIAKLADHDSTLAEIYAEFPFQKSTLHPNFFFDASDSASAAEKTGAPSFASLSSFSSSSSSSSSSSSGNRSGIAGRLALLILALLAKLDGKAAAYRHAGQSYLFLANNLQYIVNMIRHCRLRGLLGEEWLARNAAKARRHTADYERVSWGKVAAEVPSVEVGAGVARVQMRAFVAAVEATCAAQAGWVVADAGMREEVREAVREMVLPAYRGFYQRWKAAVEEGEAAKLSPEIVRQRLAELFSGSDEAGSGSFSSSSESRSSRSEASSRSL; encoded by the coding sequence ATGACGAGGAAGGGGTTGAGGAGCTTCTTGCCTTACTCCTCCTCATTCGGTCGGCTGCtttaccaccaccaccaccatagCGGCAGCCCGTCGCCGGCAGCGTCTCCTCGGCCTCTGCAGCAGGCTTCCTCGGAAGCGCTGATGGCAGAGTACATGGCGGCGGAGGAGGCGGCGGAGGCTATAGTGACCCAGTGGCGCCCGGACGCCAAGATTACTTCTTTGTTCCGTGATGATCGCGCGGAGGCACGCGAGTTCCTCGCCGCCGTCCGTAGCGTCCATAGATACATGCTGTTCGTTGTCTCCGCCGGCGATTCGCCGGCGTCCAAACCGGCACTGGTAAGAGGACAAACGGTGTTGCAGTGCGCCATGGACCGCCTCGAGAAGGAGTTCTATCGGATCCTTGCCGCCAACCGCGACCGCCTCGACCCCGAGTCCCTCTCCATCCGCTCCTCCACCCGATCCAGCGTCTCCGACGacgcggaggaggaggaggagcaggagGAGGAGGTCGATGGTGAGGCGGCCATCGCCGTAGCCGACCTCCGAGCCATTGCCGAGACCATGATCTCCGTCGGGTACGGCAAGGAGTGCGTCCGGGTTTACAAGATCATCCGGAAGTCGGTCGTCGACGAGGACCTCTACCGCCTTGGATTCGAACGGCCGGCGCCTAATTTGCATGTCCACAAGCTCGATTGGACGCTGGTCGAGATAAAAATACGATCTTGGATCGCCGCTTCGCGTGTGGCCGTCACCGCCCTGTTCGCCGGAGAGAGGATGCTCTTGGACCACGTCTTCTCCGGCTTCGACACCGTAAGAGAAGCCGTGTTCGTCGATATCGTCGGAGAGGCGGCGAGGGAGTTCTTCCGTTTCCCAGAGCTGGTGGCGAAATCCAAACGGTCAACGGAGAGGATTTTCCGgatcctggagctccacgaagccGTCTCGGAGCTGTTGCCGGAAATTAAGCCGGTGTTCTCGTTCGTGTCGACGGTCACTGTCCGGGACCAAGCCCTATCCTCGCTCGCTAAACTGGCCGAGCTCGTCCGCGATACTCTCGCTGAGTTCGAGGCGGAGGTACACAAGGAGCATTCCAAGATGATTGCTCCGGGCGGCGGGATTCACCCGCTCACTCGTCGCACGATGGATTACATCGCCAAGCTCGCCGACCACGATTCCACCCTCGCAGAGATCTACGCGGAGTTCCCATTTCAAAAATCTACTCTCCACCCGAATTTCTTTTTCGATGCGTCGGACTCTGCATCGGCGGCGGAGAAGACAGGGGCGCCGTCGTTTGCGTCCTTATCCtcgttttcttcttcctcctcctcctcctcgtcctcctcctccGGTAATCGATCGGGGATCGCCGGTCGGTTGGCGTTGCTGATTCTGGCGCTCCTCGCCAAGCTCGACGGCAAGGCGGCGGCGTACCGGCATGCAGGCCAATCATACCTTTTCCTGGCGAACAACCTCCAGTACATCGTGAACATGATCCGCCACTGCCGGCTGAGGGGTTTATTAGGCGAGGAGTGGTTGGCGCGGAACGCCGCGAAAGCGAGGCGGCATACAGCGGATTACGAAAGGGTGTCGTGGGGGAAGGTAGCAGCGGAGGTTCCGTCAGTGGAGGTCGGCGCTGGAGTGGCGCGGGTACAGATGCGGGCATTCGTGGCGGCGGTGGAGGCGACGTGCGCTGCGCAGGCCGGGTGGGTGGTGGCGGACGCGGGGATGAGGGAGGAGGTGAGGGAGGCGGTGAGGGAAATGGTGCTGCCTGCGTATCGGGGGTTCTACCAGCGGTGGAAGGCGGCGGTGGAGGAGGGCGAGGCAGCGAAGTTGTCGCCCGAGATTGTGCGCCAGCGGCTCGCGGAGCTCTTCTCCGGTTCCGACGAAGCTGGTTCCGGTTCGTTCTCGAGTTCTTCGGAGTCCCGTTCATCCCGGTCCGAAGCGTCATCCAGGTCCCTATAA
- the LOC122036197 gene encoding uncharacterized protein LOC122036197 isoform X3: MGFSAEEDTFAAMIKRSPSKKTSEVLIKDLIEEELSKGKVTKHSSPSLIAKLMDLDAFPSLVKQKKNMDSPIFWGNYVKTEDHSKWRNKERQELKHVLQISKPTKSKKHSSHSDMRAKHRQRAYEDYEKNKRGKFMDINRQSPIELFYKSKELNGAFGISDSSRDLFLELLQDSNSLFAKHLQDLKHAQLSHQSKITILKPSKCRTENGRNKVGYRSSRTEKSNNRFTYMHQEITGSCKTHEARPKKCLFEEDTGSLPYNPLAPQRGRSKPAVHPAHIVILKPILEKAQKVPDANFLDHDNLWFDSKKDKKIAASRAQEFCDKEETGHMVNDAEENYRRITRKMRHSRSRLSKLDFSPPVAEYTGDGDSLTMLDITKLPDSADPCGNWRTRLSPLSMASTKYCVSMEDPNHHYLERGNVTQLFQNLGLISRCSSTHGEVLELSEEETPRFSVDFLHRENISLEALSRDEILGSWSFQLGISREDSPRYGSSIFSPRSNSLPASCSPKYKDRKSVGSSTTELPTAKQSEHPNYNYQLAGYVAEENMASEREIHVNSEGLRKRIHAKDLVTKTNLNTAITNHAITNSKRYHLNDSTFISIPGDEVWHLTTQEEHAMKSAFHVPLDNGYGYVKDIILQKKPSGHPHGKSLPSDSNVAKSQPLSSNDLEQPSPVSVLETPLEDETYSSGCFHRLSADLKELRIQLQRLKMDSGATCAEESQVLVLSDEDCAAGDCELLPLGDLHEVRFKDVDDRDFTYLVDILLETGIQSVHDDKLIKECCCLGFAFDQYVFDKLEKSYDGISSWSRSERKLLFDVVSCNLVGLVTSSYSDVCLGMPTSKLCLPTYNSESLVDALWQIVVKQRKEIQCSQEKMILEPGWLGWKIDANVVGIEMERLLNADLLEELVSELLL; encoded by the exons CATTCTTCACCCAGTTTAATTGCGAAGCTGATGGATCTTGATGCATTCCCCTCTCTTGTCAAACAAAAAAAGAATATGGATAGCCCAATTTTTTGGGGAAATTATGTGAAAACTGAGGACCATTCAAAATGGAGAAATAAGGAGAGACAAGAGCTCAAACATGTTCTTCAAATAAGCAAACCAACCAAAAGTAAGAAGCATTCAAGTCACTCTGATATGAGGGCAAAACATAGACAAAGAGCATatgaagattatgagaagaataaAAGGGGTAAATTTATGGATATAAATAGGCAATCACCCATTGAATTGTTTTACAAATCTAAAGAACTCAATGGTGCATTTGGAATTTCAGATTCAAGCAGGGATCTTTTTCTGGAACTTCTCCAAGATTCCAACTCTTTATTTGCAAAGCATCTTCAAGATCTGAAACATGCACAGTTATCTCATCAAAGTAAGATCACAATACTAAAACCATCTAAATGCAGGACTGAGAATGGGAGGAATAAAGTTGGTTACAGGTCATCCAGAACAGAAAAAAGTAACAATAGGTTTACTTATATGCATCAGGAAATCACAGGCTCTTGTAAGACACATGAAGCAAGACCTAAAAAATGCCTCTTTGAAGAAGACACGGGTTCTCTTCCATATAATCCATTGGCACCACAGAGGGGCAGATCCAAACCTGCTGTTCATCCTGCTCATATTGTTATCTTGAAACCAATCCTTGAGAAAGCACAAAAGGTACCAGACGCTAATTTTTTAGACCACGATAACCTCTGGTTTGATTCCAAAAAAGACAAAAAAATTGCAGCATCTAGAGCTCAGGAGTTCTGTGACAAGGAAGAAACTGGTCACATGGTAAATGATGCAGAAGAAAACTACAGAAGGATCACTAGAAAGATGAGGCACAGCAGGAGTAGACTTAGCAAATTGGATTTTAGCCCTCCAGTTGCTGAGTACACTGGAGATGGGGACTCATTGACGATGCTAGACATCACAAAGCTTCCTGATTCTGCAGACCCTTGTGGGAATTGGAGAACTAGATTAAGCCCATTATCTATGGCTTCAACTAAATATTGTGTGAGCATGGAGGATCCAAACCACCACTATTTGGAGAGAGGGAATGTGACCCAACTATTTCAGAACTTAGGGCTTATTTCTCGATGCTCAAGCACACATGGTGAAGTTCTTGAACTATCTGAGGAAGAGACTCCAAGGTTTTCTGTAGATTTTTTGCATAGGGAAAATATATCATTGGAAGCTTTATCTAGAGATGAAATTCTCGGTAGCTGGAGCTTTCAATTGGGTATTAGCAGAGAAGATTCCCCAAGATATGGGAGCTCCATATTTTCTCCAAGATCCAATTCACTTCCGGCTTCATGTAGTCCAAAATATAAAGACAGAAAAAGCGTTGGTAGTAGCACCACTGAATTACCAACAGCTAAACAATCCGAGCACCCAAACTACAACTATCAACTGGCTGGCTATGTTGCAGAGGAAAATATGGCATCTGAACGGGAGATCCATGTCAACTCAGAAGGACTTAGAAAGAGAATTCATGCAAAAGATCTTGTCACCAAGACTAACTTAAATACTGCAATTACTAATCATGCCATCACCAACTCCAAGAGATATCATCTAAATGATAGTACTTTCATTTCTATACCTGGAGATGAGGTATGGCATTTGACTACTCAGGAGGAGCACGCAATGAAGTCTGCATTTCATGTTCCACTAGAcaatggatatggttatgttaagGATATAATACTTCAG AAAAAACCAAGTGGTCATCCTCATGGGAAATCGCTTCCATCTGACTCAAATGTTGCAAAATCACAACCTCTAAGCTCCAACGACCTTGAACAGCCTAGTCCAGTCTCAGTTCTAGAGACTCCATTGGAAGATGAAACTTACAGCTCAGGTTGCTTTCACAGATTAAGTGCAGATCTTAAAG AACTCCGAATTCAACTTCAACGTCTAAAAATGGACTCAGGCGCTACATGTGCAGAGGAAAGCCAGGTTCTTGTGCTGAGTGATGAAGATTGTGCAGCAGGCGATTGTGAACTTCTACCTCTAGGGGATTTACATGAAGTAAGATTCAAAGATGTTGATGATAGAGACTTCACATACCTAGTTGACATACTTTTGGAGACAGGTATTCAAAGTGTCCATGATGACAAACTCATAAAAGAGTGCTGCTGTCTTGGATTTGCTTTTGACCAATATGTTTTCGATAAGCTCGAGAAGAGTTACGATGGAATTTCTTCATGGTCAAGATCAGAACGCAAATTGCTGTTTGATGTCGTAAGTTGTAATCTAGTGGGTTTAGTTACTAGTTCATACTCAGATGTTTGCCTTGGGATGCCCACATCAAAGCTATGTCTGCCAACATACAACAGTGAGAGTCTTGTTGACGCACTATGGCAAATTGTGGTGAAGCAAAGGAAAGAGATACAATGCAGTCAGGAAAAGATGATCCTCGAGCCAGGATGGCTTGGCTGGAAAATTGATGCCAATGTCGTCGGGATAGAAATGGAGAGGTTGCTGAATGCTGATCTGTTGGAGgaacttgtcagtgagcttctcTTATGA